Proteins encoded by one window of Acetivibrio thermocellus ATCC 27405:
- the ric gene encoding iron-sulfur cluster repair di-iron protein, whose translation MNTFSISQRVGEIAAIMPKASEVFREFNIDFCCGGHRTLAEVIKTENIDEQQLLKKLEDAYEESRSILNQTNFTEMSSTKLIDYIINTHHVFLRKTLPRLSELTTKILRVHGSNHESLFRVHKLFHSLKAELEQHLIKEEEILFPVIREYDANPSSELLNKISAVMKETEDEHDAAGGILKELRKVTNDYSVPEDGCNTYRRAFDKLEELEADLFRHIHLENNILFRRFDTVQ comes from the coding sequence ATGAATACATTCAGCATTTCACAAAGAGTCGGAGAAATTGCAGCTATTATGCCAAAAGCAAGCGAGGTTTTCAGAGAATTTAACATTGATTTTTGCTGCGGCGGCCATAGAACTCTTGCCGAAGTAATAAAAACAGAAAACATAGATGAACAGCAATTATTAAAAAAACTGGAGGACGCTTACGAGGAATCCAGGAGTATTTTAAATCAGACTAATTTTACGGAAATGTCATCAACCAAGTTGATTGATTATATAATAAACACGCACCATGTTTTTTTGAGAAAGACTCTTCCCAGGCTTAGTGAGCTTACAACAAAGATATTAAGAGTCCACGGTTCAAACCATGAGAGCCTCTTTAGGGTTCACAAGCTCTTTCACAGCCTTAAGGCAGAACTGGAGCAGCATTTGATTAAAGAAGAAGAAATTCTTTTCCCGGTCATCAGGGAATATGACGCTAATCCGTCAAGCGAACTGCTAAACAAAATTTCTGCCGTCATGAAGGAAACGGAAGATGAGCACGATGCAGCAGGCGGTATTTTGAAAGAGCTAAGGAAAGTAACCAATGATTACAGCGTTCCGGAGGACGGCTGCAATACCTATCGCAGAGCCTTTGACAAGCTTGAGGAACTTGAAGCCGACTTATTCCGGCATATACACCTTGAAAATAACATTCTGTTCAGGCGCTTTGACACGGTACAATAA
- a CDS encoding IS110-like element ISCth8 family transposase, translating to MNFRPIAGIDVGKFFSEMAILSPSNEVIARMKIRHDSSTDVERAVELLKKTEKDFDSRPFVVMESTGHYHKILFHSLYKAGFEVSVINPIQTDSIKNIGIRKVKNDKVDARKIALLYRFQELKTTNIPDEDIECLRSLCRQYYKLSDELTAYKNRLMGIVDQLMLNFKDVFPNIFSKAALAVLEKYPAPAHILKANRNKLIALIQKNSRRSLKWATAKYELLNSKAKEFAPLSISNSSNVAMLGVYISMIKTLEENLEKVLKAIRSLIIEDMAKDMPMLALTLELLQSIPGIGLISAVTILAEIGDFSAFSKPGKLVAYFGIDPSVMQSGEFTGTQNKMSKRGSRLLRRVLFTIALANIRTKRDKTACNPVLMEYYKNKCQSKPKKVALGAVMRKLVNYIFAVLRDRKPYELRSPQEHAQMLAAKHTAA from the coding sequence ATGAATTTTAGACCCATCGCCGGAATCGATGTCGGCAAGTTCTTCAGTGAGATGGCAATTCTTTCTCCATCCAATGAAGTAATTGCCCGCATGAAGATCCGCCATGATTCCAGTACTGACGTTGAAAGAGCCGTTGAATTACTGAAAAAAACGGAAAAGGACTTTGATTCTAGGCCTTTCGTCGTCATGGAATCCACTGGGCACTATCACAAAATCCTTTTCCATTCACTTTATAAAGCTGGATTTGAGGTTTCTGTCATAAACCCCATCCAAACTGATTCTATCAAAAATATTGGAATAAGGAAAGTGAAAAATGATAAAGTGGATGCCCGGAAAATTGCTCTGCTATACAGATTTCAGGAGCTTAAAACTACCAATATCCCCGACGAGGATATTGAATGTCTGCGAAGCCTTTGCCGCCAGTACTACAAGCTCTCTGACGAACTTACTGCTTACAAAAACAGGCTTATGGGTATTGTTGACCAACTCATGCTAAACTTCAAGGATGTATTCCCTAATATCTTTTCAAAGGCTGCTCTTGCAGTATTGGAGAAATATCCTGCACCTGCGCATATTCTTAAAGCGAACAGAAACAAGTTGATTGCACTGATACAGAAGAATTCCCGCAGAAGCCTTAAATGGGCAACTGCAAAGTATGAGCTTTTGAATTCCAAGGCCAAAGAATTTGCACCTTTAAGCATTAGTAACTCTTCAAATGTTGCCATGCTTGGTGTGTATATCTCTATGATTAAAACCTTGGAAGAAAACCTTGAGAAAGTCCTCAAAGCCATTCGTTCATTGATTATTGAAGATATGGCAAAGGACATGCCCATGCTGGCACTGACTCTCGAGCTTCTACAAAGCATTCCAGGTATAGGACTTATCTCTGCTGTTACCATTCTGGCTGAAATTGGCGACTTTTCAGCCTTTTCAAAGCCAGGCAAGCTAGTTGCTTATTTCGGTATTGACCCCTCTGTAATGCAGTCCGGAGAGTTTACCGGCACACAAAACAAGATGTCAAAAAGGGGGTCAAGACTGCTTCGCAGAGTACTTTTCACAATTGCTCTTGCTAATATCCGCACCAAGCGGGACAAAACAGCTTGCAACCCTGTACTGATGGAATATTACAAAAACAAATGCCAGAGCAAGCCCAAGAAAGTAGCTTTGGGGGCTGTTATGCGTAAGCTTGTTAATTATATTTTTGCTGTTCTTAGGGATAGAAAGCCTTACGAATTACGTTCTCCCCAAGAGCACGCGCAAATGCTTGCAGCGAAGCACACAGCAGCTTAG
- a CDS encoding FprA family A-type flavoprotein translates to MSVLIFGIIIEKPTVIDTVDIEFGKEYVDNLSKIIDPENIEYIVINHVEPDHAGALPALAAKAKNAKIVTTKLASELLKDMFKLHNREFAIIKDGDTLDIGGKTLSFFETPYLHTEETMITYVNENKILFPCDIFSTHIANYELFNDLAKGEYIEDFKVYYRLIMAPHRPYVRDMLEKIKKLNIEVIAPSHGYILRENTAKFIQMYDEMSSLAALKQPKKVTIVYSTMTGNTAKIAQKLVQGLESAGVETSVFNLKNSDLAEVRKKITESDGILVGSSTRYADMVGNVEELLKLLEGEEVKNKFAAAFGSYGWSGEAIMHIENYLDKIGFNVINQKYLIGSAGIDIPLFPLRIKFARQEGLELAEEAGRVFGEQVLTH, encoded by the coding sequence TTGTCTGTCTTAATTTTTGGTATCATTATAGAAAAGCCGACCGTAATTGATACTGTGGATATCGAATTCGGAAAAGAATATGTTGACAACTTAAGTAAAATTATTGATCCGGAAAATATCGAATATATCGTAATCAACCACGTAGAGCCCGACCATGCTGGGGCACTGCCTGCTTTGGCGGCTAAAGCAAAAAATGCAAAAATAGTGACTACCAAATTAGCCTCAGAACTGCTTAAGGACATGTTTAAGCTTCATAATAGAGAATTTGCCATAATCAAAGACGGGGATACATTGGATATAGGCGGCAAGACATTAAGCTTTTTCGAAACACCTTATCTGCACACCGAAGAGACAATGATAACCTACGTGAACGAGAATAAAATCCTTTTCCCCTGCGATATCTTCAGCACCCACATAGCAAACTACGAACTGTTTAATGATTTGGCAAAAGGCGAATATATCGAAGACTTCAAAGTGTACTACAGGCTTATCATGGCACCCCACAGACCTTATGTAAGAGACATGCTGGAAAAGATTAAAAAGCTCAATATAGAGGTAATTGCTCCTTCTCACGGGTATATCCTGCGTGAAAATACTGCAAAGTTTATTCAAATGTATGATGAAATGAGCAGTCTTGCGGCTTTGAAACAGCCGAAAAAAGTTACAATTGTATATTCCACCATGACGGGAAATACCGCAAAGATAGCGCAAAAACTCGTCCAAGGGCTTGAAAGTGCAGGAGTGGAAACATCAGTATTCAACCTTAAAAATTCTGATTTGGCTGAAGTCAGGAAAAAAATTACGGAAAGTGACGGCATTTTGGTGGGAAGCTCCACAAGGTATGCCGATATGGTTGGAAATGTTGAGGAACTCCTTAAATTGTTAGAAGGAGAAGAAGTGAAGAATAAATTTGCAGCGGCTTTCGGTTCCTACGGTTGGAGCGGGGAAGCAATCATGCACATTGAAAATTATCTTGATAAAATCGGCTTTAACGTAATTAACCAAAAATATCTCATCGGCAGTGCAGGTATTGATATACCGTTATTCCCTCTGCGCATTAAGTTTGCCCGCCAGGAAGGCCTGGAACTTGCTGAGGAGGCAGGCAGAGTTTTTGGAGAACAAGTATTAACCCATTGA
- a CDS encoding IS3-like element IS120 family transposase (programmed frameshift) — MEKRKHFTPEQKAKIVIEVIKGERTLNEIAAEYGIHPNLLSRWKTEFISNAGRVFSKETDEVEKVKQSYEKEKDELLKQIGQLSYEVAWLKKNLASSKSREDRMKMIDRNEKKLSITRQAELLSLNRTSVYYKPAPVNEEEYLIKRIIDEIYASYPEYGYRRMTSILNKDYHIHINRKRTRRYMREMGIHGFCPGPNLSKRIHGKNLYPYLLRNLKIDHPNQVWSIDVTYCRMKRGFMYMVAIIDWYSRYIVGFELSNTLDKTFVIEAIQKAIKRYGKPEIMNSDQGSQFTSDDYINLLKNNGIKISMDGKGRALDNQRIERFFRSYKWEKLYLEECETVQQLRQITKEYVEHYNHRRPHQSLDYKTPAEYYFGGYDQLLAVV, encoded by the exons ATGGAAAAGAGAAAACATTTTACACCTGAACAAAAAGCAAAAATAGTGATTGAGGTCATCAAGGGAGAAAGAACGCTGAATGAGATTGCTGCAGAATATGGAATTCATCCAAACCTGTTAAGTCGCTGGAAGACTGAATTCATAAGCAATGCGGGCAGAGTATTCAGCAAGGAAACTGATGAAGTAGAGAAGGTCAAACAGTCGTATGAAAAGGAGAAGGACGAACTGCTTAAGCAAATTGGTCAACTATCATATGAGGTTGCCTGG TTAAAAAAAAATCTGGCCTCCTCTAAATCCCGAGAAGACCGCATGAAAATGATTGATAGAAATGAGAAGAAACTCAGCATAACAAGGCAAGCAGAATTATTGAGCTTAAACCGTACGAGCGTTTACTACAAGCCTGCTCCGGTAAATGAGGAGGAATACCTGATTAAGCGTATCATTGATGAAATTTACGCGTCTTATCCGGAATATGGCTATCGCAGGATGACAAGTATATTGAACAAGGATTATCACATTCATATCAATCGAAAACGGACCCGGCGTTATATGAGGGAAATGGGCATACATGGATTCTGTCCTGGCCCCAACCTCAGCAAACGAATACATGGTAAGAATTTGTATCCATATCTGTTGAGAAACTTGAAAATTGATCATCCTAATCAGGTATGGTCCATAGATGTGACCTATTGCCGAATGAAACGCGGTTTCATGTATATGGTTGCAATAATAGACTGGTATTCTCGGTATATTGTTGGGTTTGAACTATCAAACACTCTTGATAAGACATTCGTCATAGAAGCAATCCAAAAGGCCATAAAGCGATATGGCAAGCCTGAAATCATGAACAGTGATCAAGGCTCACAGTTTACCAGTGATGATTACATAAATCTATTAAAAAATAACGGTATCAAAATATCTATGGATGGAAAAGGAAGAGCATTAGACAACCAAAGGATAGAACGATTTTTCCGTTCCTACAAGTGGGAGAAACTTTATCTTGAAGAGTGCGAAACGGTACAACAACTTAGACAAATCACAAAGGAATATGTGGAGCACTATAACCATAGGAGACCGCACCAGTCATTGGATTACAAAACACCGGCAGAGTATTACTTTGGAGGATATGACCAGCTACTGGCAGTTGTGTAG
- a CDS encoding Crp/Fnr family transcriptional regulator — MNNHICSCERCQHKICAKRVPIFSTLNSEEINKVVNLIIRKRYSRGEMIVLEGSHLDRLIIINSGKVKAFRNTFEGKEQILYIFSQGDFFGEKNLLINQTAQYNVEALEETHVCTIKKNDFKNLLREYPEIGLKIIEELCNRLERLENAVENMGTKNAEERVSAVLLEFARKYGKESQNGIIVELPLSREGIANYIGVARETVSRKMNMLQEEGIIEMVGNKKVIIRNIDAL, encoded by the coding sequence ATGAATAACCATATTTGCAGCTGTGAAAGATGTCAGCATAAAATTTGTGCAAAAAGAGTACCGATATTTTCCACACTAAATAGCGAGGAAATAAACAAGGTTGTAAACTTAATAATAAGGAAGCGATACTCCCGGGGAGAAATGATTGTTCTTGAAGGTTCACACTTAGACAGGCTGATTATAATTAACAGCGGAAAAGTAAAAGCTTTTAGAAATACATTTGAAGGAAAAGAGCAGATTCTATATATCTTTTCCCAAGGCGATTTTTTCGGAGAAAAGAACCTTTTAATAAACCAAACTGCCCAATATAACGTTGAAGCATTGGAGGAAACCCATGTTTGCACAATTAAAAAGAACGACTTTAAAAACCTGCTTCGAGAGTACCCCGAAATTGGTTTAAAAATCATTGAAGAACTGTGCAACAGGTTGGAACGGCTCGAAAACGCAGTAGAAAATATGGGAACAAAAAATGCAGAGGAAAGAGTCAGTGCAGTTCTTCTCGAATTCGCAAGGAAATACGGTAAAGAAAGCCAAAACGGAATCATTGTTGAACTGCCCCTAAGCCGTGAGGGAATTGCAAATTACATAGGAGTTGCCCGGGAGACGGTCAGCCGGAAAATGAATATGCTGCAGGAAGAAGGAATTATTGAAATGGTCGGAAACAAGAAAGTTATTATTCGAAATATTGATGCTCTCTAG
- the pnuC gene encoding nicotinamide riboside transporter PnuC, with product MEKIAAFIKDELSGWKLWEILWITTATMTILSLSIYLNESLIGIIMAISGVICVVLTGKGKLSSYVFGMVNTLLYAYIAYGAKYYGDVMLNLLYYAPMNVVGWVMWNKHMSVETKEVEKKRMKNSEIIVVFLGSALGIFLYGLILKKIGGSLPFVDALTTVLSIVAQILCVKRYMEQWVLWIIIDVVSVYMWAMAFVNGGESVATLIMWGIYMLNAIFMFVKWYRESRRSEINV from the coding sequence ATGGAGAAAATCGCAGCTTTTATAAAAGATGAACTGTCGGGCTGGAAGCTGTGGGAGATTTTATGGATAACCACAGCTACCATGACAATTTTGTCGCTTTCCATATATCTCAACGAAAGCCTGATTGGAATTATTATGGCAATATCCGGAGTGATATGTGTTGTATTGACCGGAAAAGGCAAACTTTCATCTTATGTGTTTGGAATGGTCAATACATTGCTATATGCCTATATTGCTTACGGTGCAAAGTATTACGGTGATGTAATGCTAAATCTTTTGTACTATGCCCCAATGAATGTGGTCGGCTGGGTGATGTGGAACAAGCATATGAGTGTTGAGACAAAAGAAGTTGAGAAAAAAAGGATGAAAAATTCTGAGATTATTGTTGTATTTTTAGGCTCTGCCCTGGGAATTTTCTTATACGGTCTGATTTTGAAGAAAATCGGAGGAAGTCTGCCATTTGTCGATGCTTTGACCACAGTGCTTTCTATTGTGGCACAGATTCTGTGTGTAAAAAGATATATGGAGCAATGGGTGCTTTGGATTATTATTGACGTAGTTTCGGTGTACATGTGGGCTATGGCTTTTGTTAATGGAGGAGAAAGCGTTGCAACGTTAATTATGTGGGGCATTTACATGTTAAATGCCATCTTTATGTTTGTTAAATGGTACAGGGAAAGCAGGAGGAGTGAGATAAATGTATAA
- the nadR gene encoding multifunctional transcriptional regulator/nicotinamide-nucleotide adenylyltransferase/ribosylnicotinamide kinase NadR has translation MYNVGIYGGSFNPLHLGHIRCIIEAANQCKELHIIISCGVNRNEIPPRVRYRWIYQVTKHIGNVKIHFLEDDAVDKNAYSKEYWQEDAQKVKDMVGKPIDVVFCGSDYDENSFWKQCYPESELYIIKRNGISSTEIRKNPYAHWDSIPNVVREYYVKKVLLIGGESTGKSTLTINLANYYNTNYVEEVGREISMRSGTDMLMIPSDFTDILLTHKMKELEAAKQSNKVLFIDTDCLITRFYIDFLDDPQNDKERNKALADAISALNHYDLVFYLEPDVEFVQDGDRSEVIAANREKYGNQIKKLFDERGIKYISVSGNYHERFLRVTSEVDRMLGINRAE, from the coding sequence ATGTATAATGTTGGGATATATGGAGGGTCTTTCAATCCTCTGCATTTGGGGCATATCAGATGTATAATTGAAGCTGCGAATCAATGCAAGGAACTGCACATTATTATAAGCTGCGGCGTAAATCGTAACGAGATACCGCCAAGGGTACGATACCGTTGGATTTACCAAGTGACAAAGCATATTGGCAATGTAAAAATACACTTTCTTGAGGATGACGCAGTTGATAAAAACGCCTATTCCAAAGAATATTGGCAAGAAGATGCGCAAAAGGTAAAAGATATGGTAGGAAAGCCGATTGATGTGGTTTTCTGCGGAAGTGACTATGATGAAAACAGCTTTTGGAAGCAATGTTATCCGGAAAGTGAGCTTTATATCATAAAACGAAACGGAATCAGTTCTACAGAGATAAGAAAGAATCCTTATGCCCATTGGGACAGCATACCGAATGTAGTGAGAGAATACTATGTCAAAAAAGTATTGCTGATCGGTGGTGAAAGTACGGGAAAATCAACGCTTACCATAAATTTGGCAAATTATTACAATACAAATTATGTGGAAGAAGTTGGTAGAGAAATTTCCATGCGTTCCGGAACGGATATGCTTATGATACCCAGTGATTTTACCGATATTTTGCTGACTCATAAAATGAAAGAATTGGAGGCTGCTAAACAAAGCAACAAAGTATTATTCATTGATACCGATTGTTTGATTACAAGATTTTATATTGATTTTCTGGATGACCCGCAAAATGATAAAGAGAGGAATAAGGCCCTGGCCGATGCAATTTCAGCTTTAAACCATTATGATTTGGTGTTTTATTTGGAGCCCGACGTGGAATTTGTGCAGGATGGGGACAGAAGCGAAGTAATAGCGGCTAACAGGGAAAAGTACGGAAATCAAATAAAGAAATTGTTTGATGAGCGGGGAATAAAGTATATCAGTGTCAGCGGAAATTACCATGAACGTTTTCTTCGCGTGACGTCGGAGGTCGACAGGATGCTTGGTATCAACAGGGCGGAATAA
- a CDS encoding zinc ribbon domain-containing protein: MFCKDCGSQLPDGYKFCEVCGAETDSLISENGINNLYLSSVKRKKKPKIKAIIFTALIIVIGISVFFVNYTKKRSGLYNNIAWGTSREKIGKMLGDDLIKGEGFSSDLSIIEDYDGMKGVRAYVSHMF, from the coding sequence ATGTTTTGTAAAGATTGTGGTTCTCAATTGCCGGACGGATATAAATTCTGTGAGGTATGTGGAGCGGAAACTGATTCATTAATTTCTGAGAATGGTATAAATAATTTATATTTGTCTTCTGTAAAAAGAAAGAAAAAACCAAAAATAAAAGCAATAATATTTACTGCATTAATTATTGTGATTGGCATCTCTGTCTTTTTCGTGAACTATACGAAGAAAAGAAGCGGTTTATATAATAATATTGCTTGGGGAACTTCAAGGGAGAAAATTGGCAAAATGCTGGGGGATGATTTAATTAAAGGAGAAGGTTTTTCAAGTGATTTGTCTATTATAGAGGATTATGACGGAATGAAAGGTGTCAGAGCATATGTCAGCCATATGTTTTAA
- a CDS encoding iron chaperone — MNGVDEYIKSFPEEVQERLTVIRNIIRELAPQATERICMRMPTYDLNGKWLVHFAAFKKHIGFYPQPEGIEAFKEKLSGYKTSKGAVQFPLDKPLPVDLIREIVKFRVEQQTK; from the coding sequence ATGAATGGAGTAGATGAGTATATTAAAAGCTTTCCCGAGGAAGTGCAGGAACGGCTGACTGTAATCAGAAATATTATTCGTGAATTGGCCCCGCAGGCTACTGAAAGAATTTGCATGAGGATGCCTACATATGACTTAAATGGGAAGTGGCTGGTCCATTTTGCCGCTTTTAAGAAGCATATCGGATTTTATCCGCAGCCTGAAGGTATTGAAGCATTTAAAGAAAAACTGTCCGGATATAAAACTTCAAAGGGAGCAGTGCAATTTCCGCTGGACAAGCCACTTCCGGTAGACTTAATTCGTGAAATTGTTAAGTTCAGGGTGGAACAGCAAACCAAATAA
- a CDS encoding DUF6338 family protein, translated as MVRINDIFAILLLILPGVLTEKIVRFCGSAGEERNQNDFKSTVNGILYSLPIMLFVGVLTDFFWGFGNISEIFDALNSIRFVVVFTSISTATSIVFGIIIAWFKRKYQNPVRAFTQRKLFKKNILTSDDTCWEAFFSSEDPMYLEVIKDGKSYFGFHTRFSLDGEEKELILEPIKNLNYYPEEEVRPLFQDVNRIFINFEKNIVIKDYDTTKYKEWLKSKVEMKNATP; from the coding sequence ATGGTAAGAATAAATGATATTTTTGCAATTCTGCTGTTGATATTGCCGGGGGTTTTAACCGAAAAAATAGTACGTTTTTGCGGAAGTGCCGGCGAAGAAAGGAATCAAAATGATTTTAAGAGTACTGTGAACGGCATACTGTACAGCTTACCGATTATGCTCTTTGTAGGAGTTTTGACGGACTTCTTTTGGGGATTTGGCAACATATCGGAAATATTTGATGCTTTAAATTCCATTCGTTTTGTAGTGGTATTTACCTCAATATCAACTGCCACTTCAATTGTTTTTGGCATAATTATAGCCTGGTTTAAGAGAAAATATCAAAATCCTGTAAGGGCATTTACCCAAAGAAAATTGTTTAAAAAGAATATACTGACCAGTGACGACACTTGCTGGGAAGCGTTTTTTTCAAGCGAAGATCCTATGTATCTTGAAGTGATTAAGGACGGCAAATCTTATTTTGGCTTTCATACCCGGTTTTCTTTAGATGGTGAGGAAAAAGAACTGATACTTGAGCCGATAAAAAATTTGAATTATTATCCCGAAGAAGAGGTACGCCCGTTGTTTCAGGATGTAAACCGAATCTTTATAAATTTTGAAAAAAATATCGTAATCAAAGATTACGATACCACTAAATATAAAGAATGGTTGAAAAGCAAAGTGGAAATGAAAAATGCTACTCCTTAG
- a CDS encoding N-acetylmuramoyl-L-alanine amidase, translating into MDLKAWAQQNIQFVGNSYTNKSSRNQRIPEIIVNHISEGSMSSMISWFTSPNNKVSSAHFGVSKTGKIYQFVAIEDCAWANGLTSGIENATAELVLKKGESENPNWYSVSIEHEGVWSETKGALTPEQLEATKMLHLYIIEYVKEKYGHEIVPSRKTIIGHHEIDKSQRANCPGELFPYREIIDFLTYYGLPFKDIKGHWAEDLIVSAYEQGIIKGYHDGTFRPDAPMSRAEGVALAMAVLNKLKK; encoded by the coding sequence ATGGATTTAAAAGCCTGGGCTCAGCAAAACATACAATTTGTAGGAAACTCATACACCAATAAATCAAGCAGAAACCAGCGAATTCCCGAAATAATAGTCAACCATATATCGGAAGGTTCCATGTCCAGCATGATAAGCTGGTTTACATCACCAAACAACAAAGTTTCCAGTGCCCATTTCGGGGTGAGCAAAACAGGCAAGATATATCAATTTGTTGCAATAGAGGATTGCGCATGGGCAAACGGGCTGACGTCCGGAATAGAAAACGCCACGGCTGAGCTGGTGCTAAAGAAAGGAGAGTCCGAAAATCCCAACTGGTATTCGGTAAGCATTGAACACGAAGGGGTCTGGTCAGAAACTAAAGGCGCGTTAACTCCTGAGCAATTGGAAGCGACGAAAATGCTTCACCTGTATATAATCGAATATGTGAAAGAAAAATACGGGCATGAGATTGTGCCGTCACGAAAAACCATAATCGGGCATCATGAAATAGACAAATCCCAGAGAGCGAATTGCCCCGGAGAGCTGTTTCCATATAGGGAGATAATTGACTTTTTAACTTATTACGGCCTCCCCTTTAAAGACATAAAAGGCCACTGGGCCGAAGACCTGATAGTCAGTGCATATGAGCAGGGAATAATAAAAGGTTATCACGACGGAACCTTCAGGCCGGACGCACCGATGAGCAGAGCCGAAGGAGTGGCACTTGCAATGGCTGTACTTAACAAATTGAAAAAGTAA
- a CDS encoding YezD family protein: MPEVNRSQKRAISEEDAKMLIKIINDIKFGTVTIIIQDGRVVQIEKNEKIRLV; the protein is encoded by the coding sequence ATGCCGGAAGTAAACAGAAGTCAAAAGAGGGCGATTTCCGAGGAAGATGCAAAAATGCTGATAAAAATTATCAACGATATAAAGTTCGGAACGGTTACAATTATTATTCAGGACGGCAGGGTGGTCCAGATTGAAAAGAATGAAAAAATAAGGCTTGTCTGA